The Panicum hallii strain FIL2 chromosome 9, PHallii_v3.1, whole genome shotgun sequence genome has a window encoding:
- the LOC112876118 gene encoding probable carbohydrate esterase At4g34215 yields the protein MAAPRLLLLLLLLHLGAAAGNRTLVFLLAGQSNMGGRGGATSGGSWDGVVPPECAPSPRILRLSPELRWEEAREPLHRGIDLHNALGVGPGMPFAHAVLRSRRLPPHAVVGLVPCAQGATPIADWARGTQLYHRMLQRARVASEGRLAALLWYQGEADTISRRDAELYAPRMEAFVRDVRRDLGMPDLLVIQVGLATGQGKFMDLVREAQKRVVSNVPNVRYVDAKGLPVANDYTHLTTPAQVKLGAMLANSYLATL from the coding sequence ATGGCAGCGccgcgcctgctgctgctgctgctgctcctccacctcggcgccgccgccggcaaccgGACGCTGGTGTTCCTCCTGGCGGGCCAGTCCAACATGGGCGGCCGCGGTGGCGCCACCAGCGGCGGCAGCTGGGACGGCGTGGTCCCGCCCGAGTGCGCGCCCTCGCCGCGCATCCTCCGCCTCTCTCCGGAGCTTCGGTGGGAGGAGGCCCGCGAGCCGCTGCACCGAGGCATCGACCTCCACAACGCGCTCGGCGTCGGCCCCGGGATGCCCTTCGCCCACGCCGTCCTGCGCTCGCGACGCCTCCCGCCGCACGCCGTCGTCGGCCTCGTCCCCTGCGCGCAGGGCGCCACGCCCATCGCCGACTGGGCACGGGGCACACAGCTCTACCACCGGATGCTCCAGCGCGCCAGGGTCGCCTCGGAGGGCAGGCTCGCCGCGCTGCTCTGGTACCAGGGGGAGGCCGACACCATCAGCCGCCGCGACGCCGAGCTCTACGCGCCCCGCATGGAGGCCTTCGTCCGCGACGTCCGCCGGGACCTCGGCATGCCGGACCTGCTCGTCATCCAGGTGGGGCTTGCGACAGGGCAGGGCAAGTTCATGGACCTCGTCAGGGAGGCGCAGAAGCGCGTGGTCAGCAACGTGCCCAACGTGAGGTACGTCGACGCCAAGGGCCTGCCCGTGGCCAACGACTACACGCATCTCACCACCCCGGCTCAGGTGAAGCTCGGCGCCATGCTAGCCAACTCCTACCTCGCCACGCTCTGA
- the LOC112876117 gene encoding probable carbohydrate esterase At4g34215 isoform X4, with the protein MLLLLVLLLAASPGVGVLADVPPSNKVVFILAGQSNMAGRGGVVANRWDGRVPADCAPSPAVLRLTPDLRWEQAREPLHQGIDAANHAVGVGPGMAFANALLRSGRAGAAVVGLVPCAVGGTRMAEWAKGTDLYAEMLRRARVAVETGGRIGALLWYQGESDTVRWSDANEYGRRMGMLVRDIRADLGIPHLLVIQDMRILKPQNHGGCKSCYSAASFSFDGEHVHQSAHVPVPLLSSR; encoded by the exons ATGctgctcctcctcgtcctcctcctcgccgcctcccCAGGCGTCGGCGTCCTCGCCGACGTGCCGCCTTCCAACAAGGTGGTCTTCATCCTGGCGGGCCAGTCCAACAtggccggccgcggcggcgtcgtCGCCAACCGCTGGGACGGACGCGTCCCCGCCGACTgcgccccctcccccgccgTGCTCCGCCTCACTCCGGACCTCCGCTGGGAGCAGGCGCGCGAGCCGCTGCACCAAGGCATCGACGCCGCCAACCACGCCGTCGGGGTCGGCCCCGGGATGGCCTTCGCCAACGCGCTGCTCCGCTCCGGACGCGCGGGCGCGGCCGTCGTCGGGCTCGTGCCCTGCGCCGTCGGGGGCACGCGGATGGCAGAGTGGGCAAAGGGCACCGACCTCTACGCCGAGATGCTGCGACGGGCAAGGGTCGCCGTGGAGACGGGGGGACGGATCGGGGCGCTGCTCTGGTACCAGGGGGAGAGCGACACCGTCAGGTGGTCCGACGCCAACGAGTACGGACGCAGGATGGGAATGCTCGTCCGAGACATCCGAGCCGATCTAGGCATCCCGCACCTCCTCGTCATCCAG GACATGCGCATCCTCAAGCCCCAAAACCATGGTGGCTGCAAATCATGCTACTCTGCTGCTTCGTTTTCCTTTGATGGGGAGCATGTACATCAATCAGCTCATGTGCCTGTTCCCCTTTTATCAAGCAGGTGA
- the LOC112876117 gene encoding probable carbohydrate esterase At4g34215 isoform X1, producing MLLLLVLLLAASPGVGVLADVPPSNKVVFILAGQSNMAGRGGVVANRWDGRVPADCAPSPAVLRLTPDLRWEQAREPLHQGIDAANHAVGVGPGMAFANALLRSGRAGAAVVGLVPCAVGGTRMAEWAKGTDLYAEMLRRARVAVETGGRIGALLWYQGESDTVRWSDANEYGRRMGMLVRDIRADLGIPHLLVIQPATIKVGLASGLGQYTQVVREAQKGIKLRNVRFVDAMGLPLQDGHLHLSTQAQVQLGNMLAQSYLNYGHAHPQAPKPWWLQIMLLCCFVFL from the exons ATGctgctcctcctcgtcctcctcctcgccgcctcccCAGGCGTCGGCGTCCTCGCCGACGTGCCGCCTTCCAACAAGGTGGTCTTCATCCTGGCGGGCCAGTCCAACAtggccggccgcggcggcgtcgtCGCCAACCGCTGGGACGGACGCGTCCCCGCCGACTgcgccccctcccccgccgTGCTCCGCCTCACTCCGGACCTCCGCTGGGAGCAGGCGCGCGAGCCGCTGCACCAAGGCATCGACGCCGCCAACCACGCCGTCGGGGTCGGCCCCGGGATGGCCTTCGCCAACGCGCTGCTCCGCTCCGGACGCGCGGGCGCGGCCGTCGTCGGGCTCGTGCCCTGCGCCGTCGGGGGCACGCGGATGGCAGAGTGGGCAAAGGGCACCGACCTCTACGCCGAGATGCTGCGACGGGCAAGGGTCGCCGTGGAGACGGGGGGACGGATCGGGGCGCTGCTCTGGTACCAGGGGGAGAGCGACACCGTCAGGTGGTCCGACGCCAACGAGTACGGACGCAGGATGGGAATGCTCGTCCGAGACATCCGAGCCGATCTAGGCATCCCGCACCTCCTCGTCATCCAG CCAGCCACTATCAAG GTTGGATTAGCATCAGGCCTAGGACAGTACACTCAAGTCGTAAGGGAAGCTCAGAAGGGGATAAAACTCCGGAATGTCAGATTTGTCGATGCAATGGGGCTGCCATTGCAAGATGGCCACCTGCATCTTAGCACCCAAGCTCAAGTCCAGCTTGGAAATATGCTGGCTCAATCCTATTTGAATTATG GACATGCGCATCCTCAAGCCCCAAAACCATGGTGGCTGCAAATCATGCTACTCTGCTGCTTCGTTTTCCTTTGA
- the LOC112876117 gene encoding probable carbohydrate esterase At4g34215 isoform X2: MLLLLVLLLAASPGVGVLADVPPSNKVVFILAGQSNMAGRGGVVANRWDGRVPADCAPSPAVLRLTPDLRWEQAREPLHQGIDAANHAVGVGPGMAFANALLRSGRAGAAVVGLVPCAVGGTRMAEWAKGTDLYAEMLRRARVAVETGGRIGALLWYQGESDTVRWSDANEYGRRMGMLVRDIRADLGIPHLLVIQVGLASGLGQYTQVVREAQKGIKLRNVRFVDAMGLPLQDGHLHLSTQAQVQLGNMLAQSYLNYGHAHPQAPKPWWLQIMLLCCFVFL, translated from the exons ATGctgctcctcctcgtcctcctcctcgccgcctcccCAGGCGTCGGCGTCCTCGCCGACGTGCCGCCTTCCAACAAGGTGGTCTTCATCCTGGCGGGCCAGTCCAACAtggccggccgcggcggcgtcgtCGCCAACCGCTGGGACGGACGCGTCCCCGCCGACTgcgccccctcccccgccgTGCTCCGCCTCACTCCGGACCTCCGCTGGGAGCAGGCGCGCGAGCCGCTGCACCAAGGCATCGACGCCGCCAACCACGCCGTCGGGGTCGGCCCCGGGATGGCCTTCGCCAACGCGCTGCTCCGCTCCGGACGCGCGGGCGCGGCCGTCGTCGGGCTCGTGCCCTGCGCCGTCGGGGGCACGCGGATGGCAGAGTGGGCAAAGGGCACCGACCTCTACGCCGAGATGCTGCGACGGGCAAGGGTCGCCGTGGAGACGGGGGGACGGATCGGGGCGCTGCTCTGGTACCAGGGGGAGAGCGACACCGTCAGGTGGTCCGACGCCAACGAGTACGGACGCAGGATGGGAATGCTCGTCCGAGACATCCGAGCCGATCTAGGCATCCCGCACCTCCTCGTCATCCAG GTTGGATTAGCATCAGGCCTAGGACAGTACACTCAAGTCGTAAGGGAAGCTCAGAAGGGGATAAAACTCCGGAATGTCAGATTTGTCGATGCAATGGGGCTGCCATTGCAAGATGGCCACCTGCATCTTAGCACCCAAGCTCAAGTCCAGCTTGGAAATATGCTGGCTCAATCCTATTTGAATTATG GACATGCGCATCCTCAAGCCCCAAAACCATGGTGGCTGCAAATCATGCTACTCTGCTGCTTCGTTTTCCTTTGA
- the LOC112876117 gene encoding probable carbohydrate esterase At4g34215 isoform X3, whose protein sequence is MLLLLVLLLAASPGVGVLADVPPSNKVVFILAGQSNMAGRGGVVANRWDGRVPADCAPSPAVLRLTPDLRWEQAREPLHQGIDAANHAVGVGPGMAFANALLRSGRAGAAVVGLVPCAVGGTRMAEWAKGTDLYAEMLRRARVAVETGGRIGALLWYQGESDTVRWSDANEYGRRMGMLVRDIRADLGIPHLLVIQPATIKVGLASGLGQYTQVVREAQKGIKLRNVRFVDAMGLPLQDGHLHLSTQAQVQLGNMLAQSYLNYGEVLYLGEVKKKPK, encoded by the exons ATGctgctcctcctcgtcctcctcctcgccgcctcccCAGGCGTCGGCGTCCTCGCCGACGTGCCGCCTTCCAACAAGGTGGTCTTCATCCTGGCGGGCCAGTCCAACAtggccggccgcggcggcgtcgtCGCCAACCGCTGGGACGGACGCGTCCCCGCCGACTgcgccccctcccccgccgTGCTCCGCCTCACTCCGGACCTCCGCTGGGAGCAGGCGCGCGAGCCGCTGCACCAAGGCATCGACGCCGCCAACCACGCCGTCGGGGTCGGCCCCGGGATGGCCTTCGCCAACGCGCTGCTCCGCTCCGGACGCGCGGGCGCGGCCGTCGTCGGGCTCGTGCCCTGCGCCGTCGGGGGCACGCGGATGGCAGAGTGGGCAAAGGGCACCGACCTCTACGCCGAGATGCTGCGACGGGCAAGGGTCGCCGTGGAGACGGGGGGACGGATCGGGGCGCTGCTCTGGTACCAGGGGGAGAGCGACACCGTCAGGTGGTCCGACGCCAACGAGTACGGACGCAGGATGGGAATGCTCGTCCGAGACATCCGAGCCGATCTAGGCATCCCGCACCTCCTCGTCATCCAG CCAGCCACTATCAAG GTTGGATTAGCATCAGGCCTAGGACAGTACACTCAAGTCGTAAGGGAAGCTCAGAAGGGGATAAAACTCCGGAATGTCAGATTTGTCGATGCAATGGGGCTGCCATTGCAAGATGGCCACCTGCATCTTAGCACCCAAGCTCAAGTCCAGCTTGGAAATATGCTGGCTCAATCCTATTTGAATTATG GTGAGGTACTTTACTTGGGTGAGGTGAAAAAGAAACCCAAATGA
- the LOC112876117 gene encoding probable carbohydrate esterase At4g34215 isoform X5 — protein sequence MLLLLVLLLAASPGVGVLADVPPSNKVVFILAGQSNMAGRGGVVANRWDGRVPADCAPSPAVLRLTPDLRWEQAREPLHQGIDAANHAVGVGPGMAFANALLRSGRAGAAVVGLVPCAVGGTRMAEWAKGTDLYAEMLRRARVAVETGGRIGALLWYQGESDTVRWSDANEYGRRMGMLVRDIRADLGIPHLLVIQVRYFTWVR from the exons ATGctgctcctcctcgtcctcctcctcgccgcctcccCAGGCGTCGGCGTCCTCGCCGACGTGCCGCCTTCCAACAAGGTGGTCTTCATCCTGGCGGGCCAGTCCAACAtggccggccgcggcggcgtcgtCGCCAACCGCTGGGACGGACGCGTCCCCGCCGACTgcgccccctcccccgccgTGCTCCGCCTCACTCCGGACCTCCGCTGGGAGCAGGCGCGCGAGCCGCTGCACCAAGGCATCGACGCCGCCAACCACGCCGTCGGGGTCGGCCCCGGGATGGCCTTCGCCAACGCGCTGCTCCGCTCCGGACGCGCGGGCGCGGCCGTCGTCGGGCTCGTGCCCTGCGCCGTCGGGGGCACGCGGATGGCAGAGTGGGCAAAGGGCACCGACCTCTACGCCGAGATGCTGCGACGGGCAAGGGTCGCCGTGGAGACGGGGGGACGGATCGGGGCGCTGCTCTGGTACCAGGGGGAGAGCGACACCGTCAGGTGGTCCGACGCCAACGAGTACGGACGCAGGATGGGAATGCTCGTCCGAGACATCCGAGCCGATCTAGGCATCCCGCACCTCCTCGTCATCCAG GTGAGGTACTTTACTTGGGTGAGGTGA
- the LOC112875934 gene encoding PGR5-like protein 1A, chloroplastic translates to MAASEVVWLSPASRLPSLANAPPRFRGKPKPSSASVLSRPAALPVLLRRVTVRRRLGATEQQGQVQEDEVVDSNVLPYCSIDKKQKKTLGEMEQEFLQALQSFYYDQKAIMSNEEFDNLKEELMWEGSSVVMLSPDEQRLLEASMAYAAGNPIMSDAEFDELKLRLKKDGSDIVTEGPRCSLRSRKVYSDLSVDYLKMFLLNVPATVVALGLFFFIDELTGFEINVFQLPEPFGFIFTWFAALPLILFLAQSLTKAIVQDFLILKGPCPNCGTENLSFFGTILSVSSGGTTNNVKCANCSSELVYDSKSRLITPAEASN, encoded by the exons ATGGCGGCGTCCGAGGTGGTCTGGCTATCTCCGGCGTCCCGCCTCCCCTCCCTCGCCAACGCACCACCTCGCTTTCGCGGCAAGCCTAAGCCATCATCCGCCTCCGTGCTCTCCCGCCCTGCAGCCCTGCCCGTGCTGCTCCGCAGGGTGaccgtccgccgccgtcttGGCGCCACCGAGCAGCAAGGCCAGGTTCAGGAGGACGAGGTGGTCGACAGCAACGTCCTCCCCTACTGCAGCATCGacaagaagcagaagaagacgCTGGGAGAGATGGAGCAGGAGTTCCTACAGGCTCTCCAG TCCTTCTACTACGACCAGAAGGCCATCATGTCCAACGAGGAGTTCGACAACCTCAAGGAGGAGCTCATGTGGGAAGGAAGCAGTGTCGTCATGCTAA GTCCCGATGAGCAAAGGCTTTTGGAGGCTTCCATGGCCTATGCGGCTGGCAATCCCATCATGTCTGATGCTGAATTTGACGAGTTGAAACTCAGACTGAAG AAAGACGGGAGTGACATTGTGACGGAAGGTCCCAGGTGCAGTCTAAGGAGTCGTAAG GTGTACAGTGACTTGTCTGTTGACTACTTAAAGATGTTCCTGCTAAATGTTCCAGCCACCGTAGTTGCTCTGGGACT GTTCTTCTTCATTGATGAGTTGACTGGCTTTGAGATCAATGTGTTCCAG CTGCCAGAGCCTTTTGGTTTCATTTTCACATGGTTTGCTGCTTTGCCACTAATATTGTTCTTAGCACAATCGTTGACTAAAGCCATAGTCCAGGACTTTCTAATCCTCAAG GGGCCATGCCCAAATTGTGGCACTGAAAATCTTTCCTTCTTCGGGACAATACTGTCGGTCTCAAGTGGCGGTACAACAAACAACGTGAAATGTGCAAA TTGCAGTTCCGAGTTGGTATATGACTCAAAATCCCGGCTCATCACACCTGCAGAAGCGTCAAATTAA
- the LOC112875566 gene encoding gibberellin 20 oxidase 1-D-like, protein MVEAAHHQQPPALVFDAARLSSQADIPQQFLWPADESPTPDAAEELPVPLIDLSGGAADAEVVRQVGEACELHGFFQVVSHGIDQALLAEAHRCMDAFFTLPLHEKQRAQRRQGESCGYASSFTGRFASKLPWKETLSFRYHSAAAAAADGGVADYFVEKLGEEYRHHGEVYGRYCSEMSRLSLEIMEVLGASLGVGRAHFRRFFEGNDSIMRLNYYPPCQRPYETLGTGPHCDPTSLTILHQDDVGGLQVFAAGRWLSIRPHAGAFVVNIGDTFMALSNGRYRSCLHRAVVNSRVPRRSLAFFLCPEMDKVVRPPGELVDANSPREYPDFTWRALLDFTMRHYRADMRTLEAFSNWIRHGHGHHL, encoded by the coding sequence ATGGTTGAGGCTGCGCATCATCAGCAGCCGCCGGCTCTCGTCTTCGACGCCGCCCGCCTGAGCAGCCAGGCCGACATCCCGCAGCAGTTCCTCTGGCCGGCCGACGAGAGCCCCACCCCGGACGCCGCCGAGGAGCTGCCCGTGCCGCTCATCGACCTgtccggcggcgccgccgacgccgaggTGGTCCGGCAGGTGGGCGAGGCCTGCGAGCTGCACGGCTTCTTCCAGGTGGTCAGCCACGGCATCGACCAGGCGCTGCTGGCGGAGGCCCACCGCTGCATGGACGCCTTCTTCACGCTGCCCCTGCACGAGAAGCAGCGCGCGCAGCGGCGCCAGGGCGAGAGCTGCGGCTACGCCAGCAGCTTCACGGGCCGCTTCGCCTCCAAGCTGCCCTGGAAGGAGACCCTGTCGTTCCGCTACcactcggcggcggcggcggcggcggacggcggcgtcGCCGACTACTTCGTGGAGAAGCTGGGCGAGGAGTACCGGCACCACGGCGAGGTGTACGGGCGCTACTGCTCGGAGATGAGCCGGCTGTCGCTGGAGATCATGGAGGTGCTGGGGGCGAGCCTCGGCGTGGGGCGCGCCCACTTCCGGCGATTCTTCGAGGGGAACGACTCCATCATGCGCCTCAACTACTACCCGCCCTGCCAGCGTCCCTACGAGACGCTCGGCACCGGCCCGCATTGCGACCCCACCTCGCTCACCATCCTCCACCAGGACGACGTCGGCGGCCTGCAGgtcttcgccgccggccgctggcTCTCCATCCGCCCCCACGCCGGCGCCTTCGTCGTCAACATCGGAGACACCTTCATGGCGCTCTCCAACGGCCGCTACAGGAGCTGCCTCCACCGCGCCGTCGTCAAcagccgcgtgccgcgccgctcgctggCCTTCTTCCTCTGCCCGGAGATGGACAAGGTGGTGCGGCCGCCGGGGGAGCTGGTGGACGCCAACAGCCCGCGGGAGTACCCGGATTTCACGTGGCGGGCGCTGCTGGACTTCACCATGAGGCACTACAGGGCGGACATGAGGACGCTCGAGGCATTCTCAAACTGGATCCGCCATGGGCATGGCCACCACCTCTGA